A portion of the Bacteroidota bacterium genome contains these proteins:
- a CDS encoding Bro-N domain-containing protein has translation MSNIKLFESKQIRSVWNDEDKKWYFAVSDVTAVLTDSTNPSDYLKKIRKRDKELAKGWGQIVTPLFIETAGGKQKVNCANAEGLLRLIQSIPSPKAEPFKRWLAKVGYERLEEIENPELASKRTREIYKSKGYSDKWIEKRMRSIAIRDELTDEWEKRGVKERIEYAILTAEISKATFGLTPSEYREVKGLKRQNLRDHMTDLELIFSMLGEASTTKVARAKDTKGFIE, from the coding sequence TCGGTTTGGAATGATGAAGATAAAAAATGGTATTTTGCTGTTTCTGATGTTACCGCAGTTTTGACGGATAGTACTAATCCTTCAGATTATTTAAAAAAAATCAGGAAACGAGACAAAGAACTTGCAAAAGGGTGGGGACAAATTGTCACCCCCCTTTTCATCGAAACAGCAGGTGGCAAGCAAAAGGTTAATTGTGCTAATGCAGAAGGACTTTTACGATTAATTCAATCAATTCCTTCACCAAAAGCTGAACCATTCAAAAGATGGCTTGCTAAAGTAGGATATGAAAGACTTGAAGAAATAGAAAATCCTGAATTAGCATCAAAACGGACAAGAGAGATTTATAAATCCAAAGGTTATTCAGATAAATGGATAGAAAAAAGAATGCGAAGTATCGCTATTCGTGATGAATTAACAGACGAATGGGAAAAACGAGGTGTAAAAGAACGAATTGAATATGCAATTTTAACAGCAGAAATATCTAAAGCTACATTTGGTCTAACTCCTTCTGAATACAGAGAAGTAAAAGGATTGAAAAGACAAAATCTTCGAGACCACATGACTGACCTTGAATTGATTTTTTCAATGCTTGGAGAAGCATCAACAACAAAAGTTGCAAGAGCTAAAGATACAAAAGGATTTATAGAAAA